The genomic segment TATATACCGGGAAATCATCAAGGACAATATCGACTACCACATTCTCAAACAGGACATGAAGTTTGACAGTGACAGGCTTGACGAGATTGTAGACCTCATGCTTGAAACCGTATGCACCGCCAGAAAGCGGGTACGGATTGCAGGGGACGACTACCCGGCAGAGCTTGTGAAATCTAAGTTTATGAAACTGGACGGCGAGCATATCCGCTTTGTGCTTGACTGTATGCGGGAGAACACAACGAAAATCCGCAACATCAAGCAATATCTGAAAGCAGCCCTTTTCAACGCCCCGTCCACTATCGGCAATTATTACACTTCCCTTGTCGCCCATGACATGGCAAGCGGCGCACTGTCACCGAAGAAGCCGCAGTACGGCGACCCGGACTATTATTCATGCAACGAGGGCGAAAGCCTGTAACCACCCACAACCACAAAAGGAGGATTTTATTATGGCACAGAAAATGACAGGAGCATTGGTATTTGACGAGCGCACCGACCGTTACGACATCCGCTTTGACTTAAACAGCTACTACGGGGGCTTGCATTGCGGCGAGTGCTTTGACGTATTCGTGCGGGGCAAGTGGAAGCCGACCCGGATTGAGTACGGCGACAACTGGTATCTTGTGGGTATCAGAGCCGAGGACTTGAACGGGCTGCGGGTGCGTATCTGACCGCCGCCCCATAAAGAAAAGCGAAAGGAGGACGCGAGAAATTGCAGGACGAAGTAAACGAAAAGACCATAGCCCTTTACATCAAGACCGGGAAGCTGACCGCCCAGACGCTCCAAAAGGCAATGAAAGCCATACTGTCAAAGGGAAAAAAGCAGCTTTCCAAACCGCCACAGGGCAAGCAGAGCTTAAAGCAGCTTATGAAGCAGAACGCGGGCGTTTCCAACATTGAGATTACCGAGGGCAATATCAAAGCCTTTGAGAGTACGGCGAAAAAGTACGGTATCGACTTTGCGCTGAAAAAGGACGCGACGGAAAGCCCGCCCCGCTATCTGGTTTTCTTCAAGGGGCGGGACGCGGACGTGCTGACCGCAGCCTTTAAGGAATTTTCCGCAAAAAAGCTGACACAGGAGAAAAAGCCCTCAATCCGAAAGCTGCTCTCTACCCTCAAAGAAGCTGCACAGGGCAGAAACGCGGAACGGGCAAAGGTCAAGAACAAGGACAGGGAGGTATCGCTATGAAGCCGGAAATCAAGAAGCTGCTTATCCTAAATCTCCCGTATCTGCTCTTTGTCTGGCTCTTTGATAAAGTGGGCGCGGCTGTCCGGCTCTCCCCCGGCGCGGACGCAAGCGCAAAGCTGCTACATCTTGGGGACGGTTTTACCGCCGCCTTTTCCAGTATCGCGCCGAGCTTCCACCCGGCAGACTTAGCTTTAGGCATTGCGGGGGCGGTCATTGTCCGGCTGATTATCTACACCAAAGGCAAGAACGCGAAGAAATACCGCCGCGGGACAGAATACGGTTCGGCGCGTTGGGGCGGGGCTGACGACATAAAGCCGTACACAGACCCGGTATTTGAGAACAATATCCCCCTAACGCAGACGGAACGGCTCACCATGAACAGCCGCCCGAAGCAGCCGAAATACGCAAGAAACAAAAATATCCTTGTAATCGGCGGTTCCGGCAGCGGCAAGACCCGGTTCTTTGTGAAACCGTCGCTCATGCAATGTACGTCAAAGGATTTTCCAACGTCGTATATCGTCACTGACCCGAAAGGAACACTGATTTTGGAAACCGGGAAAATGTTACAGCGGTACAAATACCGTATCAAAGTGCTAAATACGATTAACTTCAAAAAATCCATGAAATACAATCCCTTTGCCTATCTGCGGAGCGAAAAGGACATTTTGAAGTTAGTCAATACCATTATCGCCAACACCAAAGGCGACGGGGAAAAATCCGGCGAGGATTTCTGGGTGAAAGCGGAAAAGCTCTACTACACCGCACTAATCGGCTATATCTGGTATGAAGCCCCAGAGGACGAGAAGAACTTCACGACGCTGCTTGAAATGATAAATGCGTCGGAAGCCCGCGAGGACGACGAGGATTTCCAGAACCCGGTTGACCTCATGTTTGAACGTCTGGAAGAAAAAGACCCGGAACATTTTGCAGTCAAGCAGTACAAAAAATACAAACTGGCGGCGGGCAAGACCGCAAAAAGCATACTTATCTCATGCGGCGCGAGGTTAGCCCCATTCGACATTAAGGAGCTGCGGGAGCTTATGGAAACCGACGAAATGGAGCTTGACACCATAGGTGACAGAAAGACCGCCCTTTTCGTGATTATCAGCGACACCGACGACACCTTTAACTTTGTCGTGAGTATTCTCTACACACAGCTATTCAACCTCTTGTGCGACAAAGCAGATGATGAATACGGCGGGCGGCTTCCCGTCCATGTACGGTGCTTACTTGATGAATTTGCGAATATCGGGCAAATCCCCAAATTTGAGAAACTAATCGCAACCATACGGAGCCGGGAAATCTCCGCGTCAATCATCTTGCAGAGCCAGTCACAGCTAAAGGCAATCTACAAGGACAACGCCGATACCATAGTCGGCAACTGCGACACCACGCTTTTCTTGGGCGGCAAGGAAAAAACCACGCTCAAAGAAATATCGGAGATTTTAGGCAAGGAAACGATAGACAGCTTCAACACTTCCGAAACAAGGGGGCGGGAGCTTTCGCATGGGCTGAACTATCAGAAATTGGGAAAGCAGCTTATGACGGAAGATGAAATCGCAGTCATGGACGGAGGGAAATGTATCTTGCAGCTACGCGGGGTGCGCCCGTTCTTTTCGGACAAATTCGACATAACGAAACACCCGAAATACAAGTACCTATCCGACGCAGACCCGAAGAACGCCTTTGACATGGAAAAGCACCTTAAACGCCGCCCCGCCATTGTCAAGCCCGACGAGGTTTTTGACTATTACGAGATTGACGCAGCAGACTTACAGGAGGACGCAGACCATGAGGAAACGTAGCGCAGAGGAAAAACAAAAGCAGCTTGAACGGTTTTTAATGAATGTTGCGGAAGCCGCCGACGCTGCATTATGGGAGTATTGGCGGGAAAAGGAAGCGGAACACCGCCGTTTTGCAACGGAGTATGTCACGCGCCGGGGGCTTATCCCTCAACAGTGACAGCATGGCAGACCGCCGGGGAGGGGGGGGACAGGGGAAGCTACACTTCCCCTACGCTGCCTTGCGGCAGCTACCCCTTTGTGAACTTGCGGGAAGCGAACACCTTGCTATGCAAGCTATTCACTTCCCGCAAGTCTGAATAATACCCGTCCGGCAGCACAGCGGGACACCGAAAGGAGGAATCGAAGCAATCACATATATCAATATCGGCTACATGATACGCGCCCCTACTTTCCGGCGCAGCACACAGCGGCAGGAGCCGCACCCCCCTACAACTGAATACCGCCGCGCCGCAGAACTTACGCAGCGCGGGGACAGCCGCCTTTACCAGAGGGCGGTTTTTTTATGCGGCGGCATACGCTGACCGCCTTTTGTCCGCTTGCCGGACAGCCGCAGACGCGGCAGAAAGGATTTATTTATGGCATTTTTCAATAGCGCAGTAGACGTTTTGCAGACCCTTGTTGTAGCACTTGGAGCCGGGCTTGGTATCTGGGGCGTTATCAATCTCATGGAGGGCTACGGCAACGACAATCCGGGCGCGAAGAGCCAGGGCATGAAGCAGCTTATGGCGGGCGGCGGCGTTGCCCTTATCGGCATGACCCTTGTACCGCTGCTTTCCGGCTTGTTCGGTTAAGAAGCGCGGGTAAAGGCTTATGCAGAGCATACTTGACGCGATTAACGAATGGATAAAGGAAATCCTCATAGGAGCCATAAACGGTAATCTGTCAACTATGTTCGGGGACGTAAACGAAAAAGTCGGCACTATCGCCGCAGAGGTAGGGCAGACCCCGCAAGGGTGGAACGCAAATATATTCTCCATGATACAGACCCTTAGTGAAAATGTAATCGTACCCATTGCGGGGCTTGTCATTACCTACGTCCTATGCTATGAGCTTATCAGCATGGTAACGGAAAAGAACAATATGCACGACGTTGACACTTCCATGTTCTTCAAGTGGGTGTTCAAGGCGTTTGTGGCAGTCTACCTTGTGACGCACACCTTTGACATTACTATGGCGGTGTTCGATATGGCGCAGCACGTTGTTTCCGGCGCGGCGGGGGTAATCGGCGGCAGCACAGAGATTGATGTTGCCGCCGCCCTTGCTTCCATGCAGAGCGGGCTTGACGCTATGGAAATCCCCGAACTGCTCTTACTTGTCATGGAAACAAGCCTTGTGAGCTTGTGCATGAAAATCATGTCCGTACTGATAACCGTTATCCTCTACGGGCGCATGATAGAAATTTACCTTTACTGTTCGGTATCGCCTATCCCGTTTGCAACTATGACGAACCGGGAATGGGGGCAGATAGGAAACAACTACCTAAAATCCCTGTTCGCTATCGGTTTTCAAGGCTTCCTCATTATGATATGCGTCGGCATTTACGCGGTTCTGGTAAACAACATGATAATAGCGGACAATCTGCACAGCGCGATATTCTCCCTTGCAGCCTATACCGTTATCCTCTGTTTCTCCCTGTTCAAATCCGGCGCACTGGCGAAGTCGATATTCTCCGCGCATTAGCGGCGTGTCAAGGGCAGGGTGGAGATTTTCAGAGCGAAGCGGCGAAAATACGACCCGACCTTGACGCGGATAACCCCCATATAATACGGGCGGGCAAAGGGCATAGATTGACCTTTGCCTTGATTACCCTTATGGAAAATTACAGCAACACCAAACCCAGAGAAAGGAGGTTTTCACTTGGCGTATGTACCCGTACCCAAAGACTTATCCAAAGTCAAGACAAAAGTAGCTTTCAACCTTACCAAACGGCAGATTGTATGTTTTGCGGCGGCTCTCCTGTTCGGCTTGCCGCTTTTCTTTCTGCTCAAAGACAGCACAGGCACAAGCCTTGCGTCTATGGCTATGATTGCCGTCATGCTGCCCTGTTTCCTCTTTGCCATGTATGAGAAGCATGGACAGCCCCTTGAAGTGGTGGTGAAGAACATCATACGGACAAAATTCATAGCCCCCAAAGAACGACCATACAGGACAGACAACTTTTATTCCGTCTTAGAACGGCAGAGAAAACTTGAAAAGGAGGTATCAGCGATTGCAAAAGGAAACACGAAGAAACAGCGCGGCGGGAAGCACAAAGCCTAACCCGCCCCGCAAGCTCACCCGCGCCGAGAAAAAGCAGATTGCGGAAATCATCAGACAGGCAAAGGGCGACGGGAAAGCCCACACCGCGCAGCAGACAATCCCCTATATCCAGATGTACCCGGACGGTATCTGCAAGGTTACGGGACGGAAATACTCAAAGACCGTCGCCTTTGAAGATATTAACTATCAGCTTGCACAGGCAGACGACAAGACCGCCATTTTTGAGAACTGGTGCGACTTCCTCAACTACTTTGACGCTTCCGTTTCGGTGCAGCTTTCTTTCATCAATCAAGGGACGCAGCGCGGCGAAGCGGAAAAGGCGGTCAATATCCCGGCACAGGAGGACGCTTTCAATTCTATCCGCACAGAATACCGGGATATGCTGAAAAACCAGCTTGCAAAGGGCAACAACGGGCTTGTCAAAGCAAAATATATCACCTTTGCCATTGAAGCCGACAGTCTGGGCGCGGCGAAATCCCGCCTTGCCCGTATCGAAACGGACGTACTCAACAACTTTAAGCTCTTGGGCGTGTCTGCCCGCCCCATGACAGGCTATGAACGCCTTAAAATGCTGCATGGCATTTTCCACCCGGAGGGCGGGCAGTTTGCCTTTGATTTTTCATGGCTTGCCCCGTCCGGGCTTTCCACAAAGGACTTTATCGCCCCGTCCTCTTTCCGTTTTGGCGAGGGGCGTTATTTCCGCATGGGGCGCAAAATCGGCGCGGTTTCATTCCTTGAAATCCTTGCGCCGGAATTAAACGACCGTATCTTATCTGACATTCTGGACTTGGAAACGGGCGTTATCGTCAATCTGCATATCCACAGTATCGACCAGACCGAAGCCATAAAGACAATCAAGCGCAAGATTACCGACCTTGACAAAATGAAAATCGAGGAACAGAAGAAAGCGGTACGCAGCGGCTATGACATGGATATTATACCGTCCGACCTTGCCACTTTCGGCAGCGAAGCGAAGAATCTCTTACAGGACTTGCAGAGCCGGAATGAAAGAATGTTCCTCTTGACGTTCCTTGTGGTGAACATGGCGGACACGAAGCGGAAACTGGAAAATGACGTATTCGCGGCGGCGGGCATTGCACAGAAGAACAACTGCGCCTTAACCCGCCTTGACTACCAACAGGAAGCGGGGCTTATGTCCTCTGTACCGCTTGGGGAGAACCTTATCCCCATTCAAAGAGGGCTTACCACGTCAAGCACCGCTATCTTTATCCCCTTTATCACACAGGAGCTTTTCCAGACGGGCGCGGCTTTGTACTACGGCTTAAACGCCCTTAGTAACAACATGATACTCTGCGACCGCAAGCAGCTAAAGAACCCCAACGGCTTAATCTTGGGTACGCCGGGAAGCGGGAAATCCTTTGCCGCCAAACGGGAAATGACAAACGCTTTCCTCATTACCGACGACGACATAATTATCTGCGACCCGGAAGCAGAGTATTTTTCTCTTGTGCAGCGGCTTGACGGGCAAGTGATACGCTTATCCCCTACGGGCAAGGGCATTGACGGGAAGCCCCAGTATGTGAACCCTATGGATATTAACCTCAATTACAGCGAGGACGACAGCCCCCTTGCGCTGAAATCCGACTTTATCCTCTCCCTCTGCGAGCTTGTCATAGGCGGCAAGGAGGGCTTGCAGCCCGTCGATAAGACCGTCATTGACCGCGCCGTTAGGAACGTGTACCGCCCTTTCCTTGCAGACCCCGACCCGGAGAAAATGCCTATCTTGGGCGACCTCTACAACGAGCTTTTGAAGCAGCCGGAGCCGGAAGCGGCGCGTATTGCGGCGGCGTTGGAGCTGTATGTTTCCGGGAGCCTTAACGTATTCAACCACCGTACCAACGTGGAGCTGAACAACCGCCTTGTCTGCTTTGACATCAAGCAGCTTGGGAAGCAGCTCAAAAAGTTAGGTATGCTCATTGTGCAGGACCAGGTATGGAACCGCGTCACCGTCAACCGGGCAGAAAGGAAATCCACCCGGTATTTTATGGACGAATTTCATCTTCTCTTGAAAGAGGAACAGACCGCCGCCTATTCCGTTGAAATCTGGAAGCGTTTCAGAAAATGGGGCGGCATACCCACAGCCATTACGCAGAATGTCAAGGATTTGCTTGCTTCCCGCGAAGTGGAGAATATCTTTGAAAACTCTGATTTTGTCCTCATGCTCAATCAGGCGGCGGGCGACCGGGCTATCCTTGCGAAGCAGCTCAACATCTCCCCGCAGCAGATGAAATATGTCACCCACACCGAAGCGGGCGAGGGGCTTATCTTCTACGGGAACGTGGTGCTGCCCTTTGTAGACCGCTTCCCGAAAGACACCGAGCTTTACCGGGTAATGACGACGAAGCCGGAGGAAGTGGGCGAAGCATGAACGGGCTGAAAACTGACACCATCATCAACCGGGACGCGCTCTATGCCTTGCGGGAGCTTCCAGAGGAAAGCGTACACTGTTGCGTCACAAGCCCGCCCTACTATGCGCTTAGGGATTATGGGCTTGATATGCAGATTGGGCGGGAGGACACGCCGGAGCAGTACATTGACAGGCTGACCGAGGTTTTCCGCGAGCTGCGCCGGGTACTGCGTTCTGACGGTACGCTCTGGCTGAATATCGCGGACACCTACTGCGGCACAGGGAACAAGGGCTACCATGCAGACCCGAAGAACCCGAAAGGCAGAAACGGACAGCAGATTGCAAAAAACAACCGCGTTTCCGGCTGCAAACAAAAGGACTTAATCGGTATCCCTTGGCTTTTAGCTTTTGCCCTACGCGCTGACGGGTGGTATTTACGGAGCGACATTATCTGGCAGAAAGAAAACCCCATGCCGGAGAGCGTGAAAGACCGCCCTACCCGCTGCTATGAACATATCTTTCTGCTTACGAAGTCAAAGAAATATTTCTATGACGCAGCCGCCATAGCCGAGCCGTTAGCCCCCACAACGGCGGCGCGGTACCGCACCGGGCGCAGCGCGGGACAGAAATATGCGGACGAAGTACCCGGACAGGGGAAAGTACAGGGGCTTAACCGGGCGAGAAGCGGCAGCTACTACGACGAAGCCCTCATGCCGACCATGCGGAACAGGCGGGACGTGTGGCTTATCAATACCGTACCCTACAAGGGCGGGCATTTCGCCGCGTTCCCGCCAAAACTTGCCGAAACCTGTATCAAGGCGGGCTGTCCGAAAGGCGGCGTTGTGCTTGACCCCTTTTTCGGCAGCGGCACGACGGGAGCAGCCGCAAGGCAGCTTGACAGGCATTATATAGGCATTGAGATAAACGCCGAGTATTGCGCCCTTGCAAGGGCGCGGATTGGAGGGACAGAAAAATAAAACAGTATCGAGCGCGTGAGAAAGTCACGCAGAAAATGACCCGCGAGGGGGCTGTCGAGGTAAACGCCGCCACCGGGAAAAAGAAACGTATCAGCAAGCGGATAAGGGACGCGGACTTTGCAAAGACCGAAGCACCGCAGCCGCCGGAACAGGCAGCGCAGACCATACCGGGCGGCGCAGCTCCCGCGCCCACAGCCGCCGCGCCGCCGCTTCCCCATGCGCCGGGGGCAGAACGGGAACAGGACACCGCCGCAGCCGAGCGCGTCTTGGAGCGTATCGACGGGGCGCGTACCAGAAAGGCGAGCAAAAAGGCGGCGAGGAAAGCACAGGCAGAAGCCACAGCAAAAGAAAAATCTTCCCGCTTGCAGTTTACCGACGAGGAACGGGCAACGCCGGAGCTTGAAAGGTATATCCGAAAATCGGACAAAGCAGCCGACCGTCTGGACGCGGCAAAGGCGGCTATCCCCAAAGAAAAGAAACTTGTACGGGAGCGCACCTTTGATGAAGCCACCGGGAAAGGCAAGACCCGCCTACATTTTGAGGAACAGGAAAAGCCCATAGGAAGGAATAAGCCCCACAATAACCCGCTATCCCGCCCCGCACAGGAAGCGGGTATTTTCGTCCACAACAAGATACATTCCGTTGAAAAGGACAATTCCGGCGTTGAGGGGGCGCACAAATCCGAAGAACTGGCAGAGCGCGGCGCAAAGTACGGGACGCGGAAAGTCAAGGAGGGCTACCGCAGCCACAAGCTCAAACCCTACCGGGCGGCGGCAAAGGCAGAGAAAGCGGCGTTCAAGGCGAATGTGGATTTCCAGTACCATAAATCCCTACATGACAATCCGCAGATTGCGGGCAATCCCCTTTCCCGCTTCATGCAGAAGCAGCAAATCAAGCGGCAGTATGCAAAGTCGGCAAGGAAAGGCGGCGCAAAAACGGCGCAGAAAGCCGCAGAGAACACCCGCAAGGCGGCAAAAAAGACCGCCGAGGAAACAAAAAAGGCAATCGCTTTTGTAGGGCGGCACCCGGCGGGCGTATGTATCGCCGTTGCCGCGCTGCTCTTATTCATCATGGTATCGGCGGGGCTTTCCTCTTGCGGCTCCATGTTCTCCGGCTTGATGAACGGCATACTTGGGACTTCCTACACGTCGGAGGACAGCGACCTTGTGGCGACGGAAAATAATTACGCCGCAAAGGAAAACGAGCTTCAGCAGCAGATTGACAATATCGAAAGCACCCACCCCGGCTATGACGAATACCGCTATGACCTTGACAGTATCGGGCATAACCCCCATGAGTTAGCGTCCTACCTCACCGCCCTTTTACAGACCTACACCCCGCAGAGCGCACAGGCAGAACTAAACCGCGTCTTTGCCATGCAGTACACTTTGACGCTGACGGAAGAAACGGAAATCCGCTACCGCACAGAAACAAGCACAGACCCGGAAACAGGGGAAACGACCAGCGAGGAAGTACCCTACGAGTACCATATCCTCAACGTGAAGCTGACGAACAAGCCCATTTCCGAGATTGCGGAGGAACTTCTAACGCCACAGCAGCTTGAAATGTACCGCGTCTATCTGGAAACAAGCGGAAACAAGCCGCTGATTTTCGGCGGCGGCTCCCCCGATATGGGCGCGTCCGAGGATTTAAGCGGCGTACAGCTTGTAAACGGCACACGCCCCGGCAACACCGCCGTTGTAGACCTTGCGAAGCGGCAAGTCGGCAACGTAGGCGGGCGACCCTTTTGGAGCTGGTACGGATTTAACAGCCGCGTGGAATGGTGCGCCTGTTTTGTTTCATGGTGCTACAATCAAGCCGGGAAAAGCGAGCCGCGCTTTGCCGGGTGCCAGTCACAGGGCGTACCCTGGTTCCAGTCACGCGGGCAATGGGGCGCGAGGGGCTATGAGAATATCGCCCCCGGCGACGCTATCTTTTTCGACTGGGACGGGGACGGGAGCGCAGACCATGTGGGGCTTGTTATCGGAACGGACGGGGAGCGCGTCTATACCGTCGAGGGCAATTCCGGCGACGCCTGCAAGATAAAGAGCTACCCCGTCAATTACTCCTGTATCAAAGGCTATGGGCTGATGAACTGGAATTAACATATTTTTGAGCAAAGAAAGGAGAAATTTATTGATGGCTATGAACAAAATTGAACGTATCGACAAAGAGATTGCAAAGACCCGCGAGAAAATCACCGAGTACCAGAACAGATTAAGGGGGCTTGAAGCGCAGAAAACCGAAGCGGAAAACCTGCAAATCGTACAGCTTGTGCGCTCCATGCGCCTTTCCCCGCATGAGCTTTCCGCTATGCTTTCCGGCGGCGGTATTCCGGGCATGGAAGCCGCGCCGGGCTACCCCGCAGAACCCGCAGACCACGACACCGAAGAAATGGAGGACACCGAGAATGAATAAGAAAATCCTTAGAACCTTGACCGCACTCTGCGCCGCCCTCATGCTGACGGGCGGCTTTTCCGTCACCGCCTTTGCACAGACCCCGGAGGGACAGGACGCGACCGACGACAGCGGCGTTGTCTATGAGGAACCCGAAAAGGAAGAACCCCTTACCCCGGACGGGAACGCGACCCTTGTAGACGATTTCGGCGGCAACAAGCAGCTTATCACAGTGACGACCAAAAACGGCAATTACTTTTATATCCTTATCGACCGGGACGACGAGGGCGAGGACACCGTACATTTCCTTAATCAAGTGGACGAAGCCGACCTTATGGCACTCATGGAGGACGGAAGCACCGAAGCAGCCCCGCCCGCCGTTTGCAGTTGCACCGATAAATGCGAAGCCGGAAAGGTAAATGTGAGCTGCCCTGTCTGCAAGGACAACATGACCGCTTGCAGCGGCAAGGAAGCGGAGCCGGAAACCGAGAAACCAACAGAGCAGCCCAAAGAGAAAGGCAATACAGGCGGGCTTGTGCTTTTCCTTGTCGTGGCACTTCTTGGCGGCGGGGGCGCGTTCTATTATTTTAAGTTTATGAAGCCAAAGCAGAACGTCAAGGGCGACACCGACCTTGAAGATTTCGATTTTGACGATTACGACGAGGACGAGGGGGACGGGCTTTCTGATGAAGAACAGGAGGACGAGGAAGCATGACGCTTTTTACCGAAAACCCTTTAGAAAAAATGATGGTACAAAGACCCACCGGGCGGCGTGACAGTGCGCCGCCCGTTCCAAAATCCCCGGCGTGTATGCGTTGCCCTTATAAGGCGCAATCCCCCTGTATCGGCTATTGTCTGAAACAGGCACAGGAGAAGAAGCACACCGCGCCGGAACGCTGAAAGGAGGATTTTTTCATGGCATTTAGACTTGTGATTGCAGAAAAGCCGAGCGTGGCGCAGACTATCGCCGCCGCGCTTGGCATTAAGGGGAAACAGGACGGGTATATCGAGGGCGGCGGCTACCTCATTTCATGGTGCGTCGGGCATTTGGTACAGCTTGCGGAAGCTGCCGCCTACGGGGAGCAATATAAAAAATGGAGTTTTGACAGCTTACCCATTCTGCCGGAGGAATGGCAGTACGCCGTTGACCCGGACAAGGGGAAGCAATTCAAAACCATTAAAGAGCTTATGCACCGCGCCGACGTTTCCGAAGTGGTAAATGCGTGTGACGCGGGGCGCGAGGGTGAATTGATTTTCCGCTTTGT from the Blautia wexlerae DSM 19850 genome contains:
- a CDS encoding DUF4315 family protein — translated: MAMNKIERIDKEIAKTREKITEYQNRLRGLEAQKTEAENLQIVQLVRSMRLSPHELSAMLSGGGIPGMEAAPGYPAEPADHDTEEMEDTENE
- a CDS encoding DUF4366 domain-containing protein; its protein translation is MNKKILRTLTALCAALMLTGGFSVTAFAQTPEGQDATDDSGVVYEEPEKEEPLTPDGNATLVDDFGGNKQLITVTTKNGNYFYILIDRDDEGEDTVHFLNQVDEADLMALMEDGSTEAAPPAVCSCTDKCEAGKVNVSCPVCKDNMTACSGKEAEPETEKPTEQPKEKGNTGGLVLFLVVALLGGGGAFYYFKFMKPKQNVKGDTDLEDFDFDDYDEDEGDGLSDEEQEDEEA